atatatatatatatacatatatatatatatatatatatatacatatacatatatatatatacatatatatatatatatacatatatatatatacatatatatatatacatatatatacatatatatatatatatatatatatatatatatatatatatatatatatatatatatatatatatatatatatatatatatatacatatatatacatatatatacatatatatatatatacatatatatacatatatacatatatatatatatatacatatatatacatatatacatatatatatatatatatatatatatatatatatatatatatatatatatatatatacacatacatatatatacatatatacacatatatatatatatatatatacacatacatatatatatatatacacatacatatatatacatatatatatatatatatatatatatatatatatatatatatatacatacatatatatatatatatatatatatatatatatatatacatacatatatatatgtatatatatatacatacatatatatatatacatacatatatatatatatatatatatatacatacatatatatatatatatatatacatacatatatatatatatgtatgtatatatatatatatatatatatacatatatatatatatttatatatatatatatatatatatatatatatatatatatatatatatatatatatatatatatatacatatatatatatatacatacacatatatatatatatacatatatatatatatatatatatatatatatatatatatatatatatatatatatatatatatatatatatatatatatatacatatatacacacacatatatacatatatatacacatacatatatatatatatatatatatatatatatatatatatatatatatatatatatatatatatatatacatatatacatacatatatatatatatatatatatatatatatatatatatatatatatatatatatatacatatatatatatatatatatacatatatacatatatatatatatatatatatacatatatacatatatatatatatagatatatacatatatatatatatacatatatacatacatatatacatacatatatatgtatatatatatttatatatatatatatatatacatatatacatacacatatatatatatatatatatatatatatatatatacacatatatacatatatatatacatatatatctatatatacatatatatatatatatatacatatatacacatatatatatatatatatatatatatatatatatatatatatatatatatatacatatacatatatatatacatatatatctatatatacatatatatatatatacatatatatatatatatatacatatacatatatatatacatatatatctatatatacatatatatatatatatatacatatatatacacatatatatatatatatatatatatatatatatatatatatatatatatatatatatatatatatacatatacatatatacatatatatatacatatatatctatatatacatatatatatatatatatatacatatatatacatatatatatatacatatacatatatatacatatatacatacatatatatctatatatacatacatatatacatatatatctatatatatatatatatatatatatatatatatatatatatatatatatatatatatatatacatatatatacatatatacatatatatatatatatatatatatatatatatatatatatatatatatatatacacacacatatacatgcacaaaatttaattatatattaataaaatatgtttcacAATTGATACTCATGTCGTCCCATCTTTGGATCTTCTTAGTCTGGGAAAAATGATCAAcctattttctttttcattattttcattaacGAAATTAACGCTGCTGGCTAGAGAATTAAATGCTTAAAGTTTTATGATAATAAAGGATAAAATTTCCATTTTAAATTAAGTCAGATTGCACAAaaggtgttttgcatttgtgaaacattttgtttttgctttgacagACAAAAAGAAGCCCTGAGAAAATGGCTGGAAAACTTTTCTCCGTGTAATCCTGATGTAAAGAACATCAAGATATTGATAGCTGGACAAGCTGGAGCAGGAAAGTCCAGCTTCATTAACTCTATATATAGTGTCTTTCAAGGACGGATATCTTCTAGGGCACCAGTTAACTCAAGTGATGGAGACAGTCATAGTTATACACAAAAAGTAGGTATTCCTTATATCCCCCAATAGCTTATTGTTTGataatttatttgaaaatgatTTGCAAATATATTTGGTCTTGATTTGTAGCTCAAAGAATTCACCatcaaaacagaaaaaacaacttTGCCCTTGGTCTTCAAAGACATCATGGGTTTAGAATATGAGGAATTTCAAGGATCAAAAACAGAAGATATCATCAAAGCTGTGTTTGGCCATGTGAAAGATGGCTATAATGTAAGAAAAACATGTTAaccataaaaataacatttatcaaAAGATTTATCTGTGCAATATTTGTGATGTTTAATAATATGCTTATATTCCTATCTTAGTTCAACAAGGAGCAGTCAATCGATTATAAGGATCAACATTACACCAGTGACCCCAGCCTCTCCGACcagtgtttctgtgtggtttACATCATAGATGGAAGTACAGTTCAGTTCACAGATGATCGACTGATTAAAAAGTTGCAGGTCATCCGCAAGAGAATCAGTGATAAGGGTAAAACTGACCCCTAAATGTTTTACAATCATATTTGGTTTTTGGACccttataagaaaaagtttgagcacccctgatgTAGACCGTTTGTTCTCAACAAACAAACCCAAACACAACATTATGTGAGATAATGTAGATCTTGAGGAAATCCTCACAGATTTGCATTACATGCTGCTTTGCTAAAGCCATAGGAAATGTTGGTTCCAGTCACATCATGATGATGATTTTGTAGCATAATCTGATTGGATCTCAATGTTGGATTGAGTTGAGCTAGATTGATCACTTACAACGACAGCTCTGACATTATCCTTCTTCCGCAAAAATAGAAGCTCACAACTGGAAGATTAGAATATTTTCTTCTTATTCTTCCCCACAGTATAAACTCTTTTTTGTCTATTAAAGACATCTATCTGAGATTGCCTGAGCAGCCTAGGTATTTAGCCTTGCTAAtgatatatttatacagtaaCAAACACTGCTGCAAATTTCCAGTATTGTTGAGGACATTTTGGTTGGTTATTGACTCTTCATTGCATCTGCATTTGCTGTATATAGGGATTCCTCAAGTGGTTGTCATGACCAAAGTGGATGAAGCATGTCCACTGGTCAAAACTAATCTAAGAAAGATCTACACAAGCAAGAAGATCAAAGAAAAGGTGTGTGGCCTTTCACAGACATGCATGTGTTTCGCTTTTAGAAACTGCTTAAGATTTACTGATCTCTTTCTGTCTAGATGGAGCTGTGCAGTGCCAGCATTGGTGTCCCAATGACAAACATCTTGCCAGTGAAGAACTACCATAATGAGATTAACACTAATAATGATGTTGATGTTCTGATACTGAAGGCTCTtgaacagattgttaagattgcCAATGACAGATTGGAGGATAATGAATTGTACTGAAACAGTCATTTGAGTaggataaaatgtaaataattgagAAGGAAAATAGTCTAACTAGACACAATAGAGGATTTTATGTGTTTTGCCATACATGTACTTTAATTGTTTTTCTCAATAATGCATATATTCAGCATGATCTCAACATTAATAAAGGTACCTGAAGTTATATGTACACCCAATCTTGGAAAAAGTGTACATCAAGTGTCATCAACTGTTTTGAAAGTCATGCTGAAATGCTGCATTTGCTACTTGGCATTGCATCTCTGCTCTTATTTCCAAGTCTAATTAACCTGGTATTGTTTTGCTAATAATTGCGTTGGTTCTTGTTGGTTTGGATTGACAGGTGTTCATTGTTAGCACTCCTCCCAATTTACCTTATCATATACAATTATTCTGCATTTAATTTGTTATGGCAGATGGAGACATAAACAGCATGTTTAATCTTCCCTCACTCACTCATATTACTATAAGAAAGTGTATCAAATTGTTCTCCACACGTTCACTTGGATTTCCTTCGCAAGCTCCAGTCAAGACAGAAAGGAAGGTGGGTATGAAgatataatttgattaaaattcAATTTAGAATCAAATCCTAGTGTATTTTATACAGCAAAAAATGTGTATTTCCTTACACTACACATGAGCCCAGCCCTCACAGGAAACATCTGGCAAAATCTGAAAGTCAAACGAGCCCATTAAGGATGATTTGTAAGCGTTTTGAGTTACaaggatacactgtaaaaatgcagttccacacaatttattcatgttgtcccagcacaaattgattaagttaacttaacactttgaacaaatttatgtgaattgaatataaagaaattaagttgtcccaatgaaatcccaATGAATTTTTTTGTGAGTGTACAAGGCCCTCGTAAACCACCTTAAAGGTGCTGAATGTACGTTTCTGACTCTTCTAAATCATAGAAAAATACCatagaaaaatcataaaaaacaatcaaataataatatgttttatatagttaagaaacataacaaataaatatatttgttaatcTGAAAAACTCTTGAAATGTGCATTCTGTGTGCGGAGTGAAAAAGCGCATTACCTACTTCAACGACAGAGTGTCACTCttacatactgcatctttaacaatgcaatacttttttgttaacagtgtaataaataaatcatcataACCATGTCACTATATGAttttgtccttgtaaaccacataaaccagaTCAACATAAACCACGTAAAACATAGGCCTACGTGTATATTTACACATAGGAAtactttgtaaaaataataataataataataataattgttacatTATGTTTACTGTCTATATATCCTGATAAGCATAATTTCAAGCATATATTCCATAATATACACTAGCCTTATGTAAATTTCATTTAGCTCTACTGTATTCTATTTGGTTGTTGGGATGTgggatttgtattttttttgcagtaagaGGTAATGGATTATATACTAGATTATAAAGATTTGATGTGAGATAAATTATGTTATCTGTAAAATGAATTTTCCCTGTGGTTATGGGATTAGTCTACTAAGCTGTGCTATGGTCAGCGGTATTGTTTTGCTGCTTTAGAGCTGCGTCAATCAGAGGTGGGACACAGTCATTGTTTGGCAAGTCACAAGTAAGTCTCAATTCATTGTCCCGAGTCATGACAGGCAAGTCCAGAGTCAAGTCCCAAGTCAAAGGCCAGCAAGTCTCAAGTCAAGTCCAAAGTCCTACGGTTTGACTTGAGTCTTTTTCAGTCTttttaactgaaaaataaaatgtatacagacTATGTATGGTTGTAAgatctgtatttattaaacaaacgAAAGAACATTGCtcagatatataaaaatacaaacgtAATTTTCTGAAACATTGCTGAACAGTGCTGCGTCTCGACTTATTGCACATATTAGTGCATATTGCACAAGAACAAGTTCCACCACAATAGTATCTTATTTTGCCTCACATCACACAGAAATTGCAGGTCTACTGCTGTCTAATTCATTAAGTTTAGTTCTGCTATGTTATGTCTTCTGTGATCAATTTGCGATTAACCAAAATTACATAAACGACCTCAATGAGGCAGCAGTAGACCAACAGCTCCTGTATGCTGCAAAGTAAAATTGAGTGAAATTGGTATTTTGTCAATTGAATCTCGTGTGTGCTGATTGCTGAAGAGATTGAGATGCAAATCCGTCTAGCAGCAATGTAAAATGGTAGCACATATTCTAAATGAAGTAGACTACTTCATTTAAACAATAACGTTTTCTTCACATAACATTGAAGAACTTTGCTCTCTACCTTGTgtgatgctcgtgcaccgatttcctctgtttgtggacaaaactgcttgcgagctctcaaatatacgctgcccGCACACAAATTCTCACACTCTCAAATATCTGCACTGCCAGGatcggagtgggactccttttcagccctggagtttcaagccttagaccagcCCACTTTAGTTCAcgacttaatatattaaataaacgtCGTTTCCAAATACAGTAGCCTAAGTGTTGCTTCACAGTGAAGATTTATCTGAACTGTTAACACAATGTTTTGTTTAACAGTCTCAGAATCTATTTTCTGTATGAATTAGTGctcataaatatacaaaccttgaaaaaaaataaaaataatacatgtataaggtatgttaataaaatatattgaactTTCTAATGACACTTTCATGccttttcaaggaaacagctgttttataactttaaatatttttcataaatatgagaacattaaagggcaaATCTCCAACGCTATTCTTTAAAACGTCACAATGTCCTTTTCTGtgatatctgaatatatattctgtgcaaaattgttcacagatatccagtccttaataaaaaaaaataataataacaaaacaagtaTTGCACTGTTATCTGCAAGTCTTTTTAACCACAACAATATTTTCTAATGATGGCTTCTTTTTTCCCATTTTTAGCTTTCTGATCAagtgaagtcagatttattaatatagtgaatcatctgatttcattAACTGTCTCAGGGCGTTTTTCCTCAGTTATAATGTTCATTAATATTACTTATTCGAATGCATATATTCACTCAATGACAATCCTACCTGCCCATTCGTGTGTTGTTGAGCTCATGACTGGTGCTTGGTAAGGTTATGGGGCCTAGTTGAAAACGGAGCAGTCAAGCCGAACAGCCTGACATTTCGGGttcaaagttgcggcagtcacGATGACCGCTCATATGGCGTCAtcatcatttaaatttttttttactctcgtGCTGTAAGTATATTTCACTCGAGATGTtattaaatgtgttgttttatttattaggtGAATGTTATTAAAAACGATCGTGATATGTGTCCGATagaggggcgtcgctagacccaatttactggggcacgtgcctcagtaaaaatctccagtgccccagtaaatgcattgagatatgatttacttcatatgcaagtgtatttattaagaatggtaattccgaaataaagacgttattctctatgtgcaaccgaaccaacgctggtgaaagcagtgtgtttaatcaaaaagcaaactgatgcatctccgcgtgtgcgcagagaaattgcgcctctccgcgtgtgcgcctctctcacgcgctgctcttctgccggtgcgagtcccggtaattaacatgcgcgccaaaaaagcaggctactcatcagtggcgcccccagaaaattttcttaggggtggccagaagaggccacaccaaatcttggggtggcacacaaaaaaataatgaattcagtgtaatgttatatttttgtttctggtaaatgaaataatatggttttaattcatttaattaattactcttcAAATATTGCAGggcaacgcggtggtgcagtaggtagtgctgtcgcctcacagcaagaaggtcactggttcgagcctcggctgggtcagttggcgtttctgtgtggagtttgcatgttctccttgcgtttgcgtgggtttcctccgggtgctccggtttcccccacagtccaaagacatgtggtacaggtgaattgggtaggctaaattgtccgtagtgaatgagtgtgtatagatgtttcccagacatgggttgagtaaaacctgtgctggataagttcattccgctgtggcgaccccagattaataaagggactaagccaaaaatgaagaatcaaatattacaattttttccttgaaataattcagcaagtatGTGCAAATCAAATAAAGAtcaaaatttagtttaaaaacacttttcatatcTATAAATAACTGttcagttatttttcacatacttttattgtgcagcactcactatacagaccctaataatatcatttatccatatccctttttgagccacaaaattattacagcagcttcttctattgatgtatCTTCAGGTAAATATAATTGTTATTGCtgtctattgaaggtgtgtgcCTGCTGTCAACGATGATTGGGTAgggcagtggcggttctagtttaaatgacacCCTGGGCGAACGACCCCATACACCCCCCTTAAATTGTcagatttttattcaataaatataacagttcatttatatttattctaaataaatacaattattattaatattataatagaattattattctaaataaataacagaattcaatcctaaatgttactggagtgatatgctaagatcacttaaaAAAACGTTTGTATGAATATTAAATATGACAATTctaaagaatacaaaaaatatatgttttatagaattatctgttgtcttagacctgactcatggctgagaataaatgttatgaagtcttaccttCCCAActctttatccctcctttctgctttatagccatgcttagtgaaagttacatcattatcatcatcatattatataaactttagtttagtcgacttgcaaaactcgctgcgtGCCGACACAGACACGTAAGTCTGTTACTCCGGTTTCAcggcgcatgagcggcgcgtatttgatcggcgtgcatgtaaacaaccgggattcacacaGGAGTGCCTGAGGCCTACAGGAGTGCGTGAGGCgcacgggaatggttttctgtgcgcatgcgtcagtttgctttcaccagcgccGAGGGGGAGAGGTAGTGAATCAGCTACATCAGTGGCAccaacaataatttagtggctgcattgtatttatttatttattgaaatattggcaatttacataagtacatttaaattaataatgtcaacagcAAAATTATATTGGGGTGGCCACGGGGGTGGCCAGAGTTTTCCCAGGGGTGGCCGTGGCCACCCCTTGGGGGCGCCCCTGCTactcataggcggagggtgaacaaactcctgggtaaggctaatatatgcgctgccctttaatgcatttaaaaagacttgcgaccgaccaagaagaggttttaacaaaagcaccgcctatcaacaaacgtgtattatattcaacacgcgcattaaattattttattaaactctcccactgatctacactaccggtcaaaagtttggggtcagtttattttattttttttattataattacttttatttaaaaatctaattaaaatattatgttcatcaaggcggcatttattaaatataatacaattgttaaatacttatttattaaaaatgtatttattacttactgtatgcagtttcaaattaaattatcattacttgttgcttttattactattaccagtaataactttattactcttaataagagcgatttctgaaggatcgtgtgactctgaagacagaagtaataaagctgaaaattcatcatggacgcagccctcactatttTGCCACCCCAGGTgaccgcctaggtcgcctctggatgcgccggccccgagaatatgaaatcattctctttttcacgaggccaatcgaaaatcgaacttgtaattcagcaataaatatttgacctttaaaatgtaaaactccaaacgattgcctaaacaagattactacaatATAGtctagactacgttacaatgaaaatACCAATTCAAAGCTGAAAACaaataaaccagaataatatataatacctctctcgtaatactcatttgtcgttttattatttatgtccttgaccagcaaaacaaaatagtcAGCTgtccagcacttttggtttggttttcagagctcttgcgaactccagtaataaacgcTCATCAGTGCAGCGTGCGGGGTTGGGTAGtttcatttttgtgcggagggggactttaaatttgattgacaaacttacaatagctaaagtattgtgttaatcatcaacattaaattacattcatattatgcACCCGTCATATCcacttacacccgttacatgttttcaatgcatttttttctttgctgctatctccgtggtctctggccagggggaggctaagccttccccagccttacacacgctccgcctatgaggCTACTTACTTGTCACGtaccgctcatgcgttgtaaaaccagcgtaacagccttttttgttttgcaagtcgacgaaactaaagtttaaacaat
This genomic stretch from Danio aesculapii chromosome 1, fDanAes4.1, whole genome shotgun sequence harbors:
- the LOC130232850 gene encoding interferon-induced protein 44-like, with protein sequence MGGSDSQPEKPYQPPPTPPPNPELDKPWRQFDWGQKEALRKWLENFSPCNPDVKNIKILIAGQAGAGKSSFINSIYSVFQGRISSRAPVNSSDGDSHSYTQKLKEFTIKTEKTTLPLVFKDIMGLEYEEFQGSKTEDIIKAVFGHVKDGYNFNKEQSIDYKDQHYTSDPSLSDQCFCVVYIIDGSTVQFTDDRLIKKLQVIRKRISDKGIPQVVVMTKVDEACPLVKTNLRKIYTSKKIKEKMELCSASIGVPMTNILPVKNYHNEINTNNDVDVLILKALEQIVKIANDRLEDNELY